Within the candidate division KSB1 bacterium genome, the region CCCCAGTCAGGCCACCGAGGCACGCTCGCGTGGCCTGTTTTGTTACCGGCGGGGCAGAAACGGCCATTTGGCCAAGTTTATCCTCCGATGATCGATCCTGTCGAGATGGTCCGGGCCGCGATTGCCAAATACTGCCGCCCGCAGGATCGCCTGCTGTTGGCCGTATCCGGCGGGCCGGACTCGATGGGCATGCTGGAGGCCGTCTCCAGAATTCATCAGAACGCCGTTGTAGTTCATGTTGACCATCGTATTAGACCTAAATCTTCTGAAGAGTACGAAATAGTCAGAAAATTGTCAGATACACACGTACTTGCATCAGGGACGGTCCGGGTGAATGTCCCACAACTGGCAACGATGCGTGGCCTCAGCATGGAACACGCAGCGCGACTGGCGCGATATTCGGTCTTGGAACAGCAGGCGGATTTGCACGGCGCGAACTGGATTTTGACCGGTCACACGCTTGACGACTGCGCCGAAACCGTCCTCATGCGGATGCTGAGCGGCGCCCCGTGGTACGAATGGACCGGGATTCCGGAGCAACGAGGCCGGATTCTGCGGCCGATGTTGCGGGTTTCACGTCGCGAGCTTCACGACTGGGTGCGCGAATCCGGACTGGTCTATGTTACAGACGAAAGTAACTCGGATTCCAGCCATCGGCGTAATGCGCTGCGGGAACGCCTGCGTGCCTTGCCATCGTACTGGACAGATGAACGTATGCTCAAGTTCGTCGAGGCCGCGAATTCGCTGGCCCACCACCTTGCTGCCTCGCGGACGGCCGCCTACGCCGTCTCCATCATTCCGGCCACGGCAACGGACCCATGCGAGCGTGGTCTTGAAATTGACCTGATTTTAAGCTATTTTACAAGTTTAGGCTTCCTCGCGGTGGAAGAGGCCTGGGCGCGGCTGACGAATCGACCGGATGCCCGCCTCTCGTCGGCCTACCGACGGCAGATCCGCGATGTCTTGACCTCGACCGCCCCTGAGACCGAATTGGCGCTGCCGGCGAATCTGCGTCTGCTCAAGCGCGGCCGCATCGCGTGGTTAATTTGCGGGCAGGCGCCCCAGATCGATCAAGCGGTCTCCGAGTCGGCCACGGAGTTCCGGCAGTTGGGTTGCGAGTTACTTTTGGAATCAGTTTCAGCCGCAAGGCTCGACGAGTTTCGCGTTCGGAATTGGCGTCCGGGTGACCGCGTGCGCCAGCCGGGCCGACCCCTCAAGAAAGTCTCGTCGATTCTGGCGGAGCGCAAGCTAAGTCCCTTGGCGCGCGCACGCGCGCTGGTGCTATGTGATTCCGCGGGACCGTTGTGCCTGCTGAGTCGGCAGTCGTTCGAGAGCGAAATAGAGCCGCGGCCCGGTGCGCCGCGCCTCCGCGTAAGGTGGACATGCAACTAAGTCAGATGGTGATCGAGCACGGTCCGGAGACCATCGGCGAAGCGCCGTATTGCTTTCGCCGCTTCATCAGCTCCGAGCGGATTCAGAACGAGGTTCGCCGACTGGGCCAGGAGCTTTCTCGCGACTTTGCGGGCCGCGATCCGGTACTGATTGGAGTGTTGAACGGCTGTTTCTTGTTTATGGCGGATCTCAGCCGCGAGTTGCGTGTCGAGGTATCGATTGATTTCGTGAAGCTCTCGAGTTATCGCGACGGCATGCAGGCCGGCCGCCTCAATCTCGATAAGAACGTGGGGCTGGACATCGCGGGTCGGCACGTGATTTTGGTCGAGGACATCGTGGATACGGGCAATTCGCTGGATTTTCTGCGCACGCATATTCGCGGACTGGGTGTGGCGAGTCTCTCGATGGTCGCGATGTTTGTGAAGGAGTCGGCGATTCGCCTGAACCGGCAACCGGAGTACACCGGCCTGGTCATTCCGGATGATTTCGTCGTGGGCTACGGTTTAGATCATGGCGGCCGTTGGCGACAGCTGGCCGATTTGTACGTGCTCATTCCGCACGAGGACCAAGCGTGAGCGACTCACCGAAGCGAGGCAAGTCCCCCAAGAAGAAGGGCGGAGACGACAAGATCGAGTGGCGCCGGGCGACGCGCACGTTGTATGTATTCGTGTTGTTGGTGCTCGGGTTCATTGTCGTGTCGCAGCTCGTCGGCCATCGCGCTGAGGAAGTGGAAGTCAAGTACTACTTCTTCGAGGACCGCGTTACGGCGGGCGAGGTCCGCGAAGCTGTGATTGTCGGGCGCACGCTTCACGGGACGTACAAGGATGGCGGCAAGTTCCGCACGACATTGCCGATGCTGGTAGATTCGGAACTGCTCGGCCACTGGCGCGACAGCGGAGTGGCGCTGGACTTTCGCGCGGAGAAACCCGATCTCGGCAGTTATCTGTTGAGCTTGTTGCCGTGGATTCTGATCATTGGATTCACCGTGTTCATGTTGCGGCGCATGCAGGGTGTGGGTCCGAAAGGGCTGTTTTCGTTCGGCAAGAGCAAGGCTCGCCTGGTTACCGAGTCGAAGACCAAGGTTACGTTCTCCGATGTTGCCGGAGTGGATGAAGCGAAAGAAGAGCTTCGCGAGATCATCGAGTTTCTGAAGAACCCGCGGAAGTTCGCGCGGCTCGGCGGACGAATTCCACGCGGTGTGCTTCTGCTTGGCCCTCCCGGAACCGGCAAGACGCTGCTGGCGAAGGCGGTCGCCGGGGAGGCCGGCGTGCCGTTCTTTTCCATCAGCGGCGCGGAGTTTGTTGAGATGTTCGTCGGCGTCGGGGCGAGTCGGGTCCGGGATCTGTTTGAAACCGGGAAGAAGCACGCGCCGTGTATCATCTTTATCGACGAGATTGACGCCGTGGGTCGCCAGCGCGGTGCGGGTCTGGGGGGCGGCCACGATGAGCGCGAGCAGACGCTGAATCAGCTCTTGATCGAGATGGACGGTTTCGAGGAGAACGACGGCGTGATCTTGATTGCCGCGACGAATCGGCCGGACATATTGGATTCGGCGCTGTTGCGTCCCGGTCGTTTTGACCGGCAGATCGTGGTGGATCGTCCCGATGTCCGCGGCCGACAGGGGATCTTGAAAGTCCATGCGAAGAACAAGCCGCTTGCCGAAGGCGTGGACCTCGAGATTATCGCCAAGGGCACTCCGGGAATGGCGGGCGCGGAGCTTTCCAATCTGATGAACGAGGCGGCCTTGATCGCCGCCCGGCGCAATGCGGACAAGATTACGCTGAACGATCTTGAGGCGGCAAAGGACAAGGTGACCATGGGCATTGAGCGCAAGTCGCTGGTCATCTCACCGGAAGAGAAGAAATCCACGGCTTATCATGAGGCCGGCCATGTGATTGTTTCCAAGTACACCGAGGGCCAGGACCCTGTGCACAAGGTGACGATTATTCCGCGCGGTCAGGCGCTCGGATTGACGCACTATGTTCCGCTGGATGACAAGCACTCGTATTCGCGGAGCTATCTCGAGGGCCGGTTGGCCATCCTGATGGGCGGGCGCGCCGCGGAGTGGTTGACATTTGGCGACTACACGACGGGCGCGGCCAATGATCTCAAGCGCGCGACGGAAATGGCCAAGCGCATGGTGACGCAGTGGGGCATGTCGGATGCGCTCGGTCCGCTCACGTACGGGCAGAAGAGCGACGAGGTGTTTTTGGGGCGCGACTACACGCATATTCAGGATTACAGCGACGATACCGCGCGTCAGATCGACGAAGCGGTGCGGCTCGTGGTGGAGCGCGCCGCGACGTCCGCCGAGAGTATTCTAGCTCGCGAGCGCGATCGACTGAATCGGCTGGCGTTGACGCTGGTCGAACGCGAGTCGCTTGATGCGCGGGAGATCGACGAAGTCCTGGGGCTCACGCCCGTAACGGACGACGGCCTGTTGCAGGCCGCGCGCGCCGGCGAAGCGGCGAAACAGGCATAGCGAACGGATTCGTGGACCCGCGCGAGGAAGAGGAACTACGGAATCTGGTCCGGCGCGAGCTCGAATCGCGCGAGCAGCTTCGTGGCGGTGAAGCGGGGGAACGTCGGCTCCGCGTGCAGTCGGGTTCGCTCAGCGCGGAGCGGCGGCGCGTCATAGAAGAGGAGATCGCTGCCTTCTATCACGCGCGCGGCGTCTATCACCCGTACCGGAACGAGGACGGCGAGACCGAGTGGCTGACCGAGGAGGAGGTCACGGAACGCGAGCGCCAGATTCCGGTGGACATCGAGGAACTCGAGGTGGGTCAGCGGCGAATTCGCACGCGTGTGTTGATCTCCGTGGGACTTGCCGTCGTCGGCTTGATCCTGTTGTTTGTCTTGCTGCGTGATCGCACGGGCGGCATTCAAGTCATTAGCAATGTCAAGGGCGCCACGGTTCTGCTTGACGGCTCGGCGACGGAATACCAGACGGATGCCCATCTGCGTCACCTGCCCGTCGGGCCGCACCTGATCAGTCTGGCGAAAGCCGGTTTCGTCGCGGACGGCGAGGCGACGGTTCGCGTGGACCTTCGGCCCGGTTCCGACATGATCGTGACGCTGCAAATGAAACTGAATCCGCTGGAAACCAAGGAGCCGGTTAAACCTCCCCCGGGCAAGGCCGCCAAGTGATCGACAAACCGAAAATCGAGACCGCGGTTCGGATGATACTCGAAGCGGTCGGCGAGGACATCAATCGTCCCGGCCTGGTGGACACGCCGCGCCGCGTCGCGGACATGTATGAAGAGATCTTTGCCGGACTTGGCACCGATCCTCAGCACGAATTGAAGCTGTATCCGACCGAGCACAGTGAGATGATCATCCATCGGGATATTCCGTTTTACTCGATGTGTGAACACCACCTGCTGCCGTTCTGGGGATTCTGTTCGATTGCGTATATTCCGCATGAGTCGCGGATCACGGGCTTTTCGTCACTGGCGCGGATCGTCCGCTCGAACGCGCAGCGGCCGCAGATTCAGGAGACGATGGTGGCGGACATCGCGGATGCGATCATGCGCAACGTCAAGCCGATGGGCGTTTTCGTGGTGATCCGCGCGCAGCATCTCTGTCTGATGATGCGCGGCGAAAAGGTTCACGGCAGTTGGACCGTCACGTCGGCGGTGCGCGGGGCGATGCACAAAGAGGCGACCCGTCTTGAAGCACTGCACTTGATGGATGGGCACTGATCCGCCGCGGATCTGGCGGCACCGATTCGGCGAACTGCCATTGGGCGGGCGCACGCTCTTGATGGGAATTGTGAACGTCACGCCCGACTCGTTTTCCGACGGCGGTCAATTTGTCGATGCGGAGTCGGCGGTCGCTCACGCACTGCGCTTGCAGTCGGAGGGAGCCGATCTCGTGGATTTGGGCGCGGAGTCCACTCGTCCCGGCAGTTCCGCGGTTCCGCCCGATGTGCAATTGGATCGCTTACTGCCGGTCATGCGTGTGCTGCGCGATGCCCTCCGCATTCCCATCTCCATCGACACGACGCGGAGCGAAGTCGCGCGCCAGACATTGAGCATGGGCGCGGCGATTATCAATGATGTCAGCGGCTTCGGCGCGGATTCCGAGCTCGCGCAGGTCTGCGGAGCACTCGGCGCGGGCGTGGTCGTAATGCACATGCGCGGTACTCCCGCGGACATGCAACGAAATACGGACTACGACGATCTAATTGGCGAGGTCCGCGCGGGGTTGTCGCGAAGCGTAGGC harbors:
- the folP gene encoding dihydropteroate synthase, yielding MGTDPPRIWRHRFGELPLGGRTLLMGIVNVTPDSFSDGGQFVDAESAVAHALRLQSEGADLVDLGAESTRPGSSAVPPDVQLDRLLPVMRVLRDALRIPISIDTTRSEVARQTLSMGAAIINDVSGFGADSELAQVCGALGAGVVVMHMRGTPADMQRNTDYDDLIGEVRAGLSRSVGVGEAHGITPEHIVVDPGIGFGKSFEQNHLLIGQLRAFRGLGAGVLAGPSRKAFTAEFSGRLGGQRQFGTAAAVALCALRGADIIRVHDVAEMREVVQLIDRNREVTGGVGSRIQD
- a CDS encoding hypoxanthine phosphoribosyltransferase; translation: MQLSQMVIEHGPETIGEAPYCFRRFISSERIQNEVRRLGQELSRDFAGRDPVLIGVLNGCFLFMADLSRELRVEVSIDFVKLSSYRDGMQAGRLNLDKNVGLDIAGRHVILVEDIVDTGNSLDFLRTHIRGLGVASLSMVAMFVKESAIRLNRQPEYTGLVIPDDFVVGYGLDHGGRWRQLADLYVLIPHEDQA
- the tilS gene encoding tRNA lysidine(34) synthetase TilS — translated: MIDPVEMVRAAIAKYCRPQDRLLLAVSGGPDSMGMLEAVSRIHQNAVVVHVDHRIRPKSSEEYEIVRKLSDTHVLASGTVRVNVPQLATMRGLSMEHAARLARYSVLEQQADLHGANWILTGHTLDDCAETVLMRMLSGAPWYEWTGIPEQRGRILRPMLRVSRRELHDWVRESGLVYVTDESNSDSSHRRNALRERLRALPSYWTDERMLKFVEAANSLAHHLAASRTAAYAVSIIPATATDPCERGLEIDLILSYFTSLGFLAVEEAWARLTNRPDARLSSAYRRQIRDVLTSTAPETELALPANLRLLKRGRIAWLICGQAPQIDQAVSESATEFRQLGCELLLESVSAARLDEFRVRNWRPGDRVRQPGRPLKKVSSILAERKLSPLARARALVLCDSAGPLCLLSRQSFESEIEPRPGAPRLRVRWTCN
- the folE gene encoding GTP cyclohydrolase I FolE, which translates into the protein MIDKPKIETAVRMILEAVGEDINRPGLVDTPRRVADMYEEIFAGLGTDPQHELKLYPTEHSEMIIHRDIPFYSMCEHHLLPFWGFCSIAYIPHESRITGFSSLARIVRSNAQRPQIQETMVADIADAIMRNVKPMGVFVVIRAQHLCLMMRGEKVHGSWTVTSAVRGAMHKEATRLEALHLMDGH
- a CDS encoding ATP-dependent metallopeptidase FtsH/Yme1/Tma family protein, producing MEWRRATRTLYVFVLLVLGFIVVSQLVGHRAEEVEVKYYFFEDRVTAGEVREAVIVGRTLHGTYKDGGKFRTTLPMLVDSELLGHWRDSGVALDFRAEKPDLGSYLLSLLPWILIIGFTVFMLRRMQGVGPKGLFSFGKSKARLVTESKTKVTFSDVAGVDEAKEELREIIEFLKNPRKFARLGGRIPRGVLLLGPPGTGKTLLAKAVAGEAGVPFFSISGAEFVEMFVGVGASRVRDLFETGKKHAPCIIFIDEIDAVGRQRGAGLGGGHDEREQTLNQLLIEMDGFEENDGVILIAATNRPDILDSALLRPGRFDRQIVVDRPDVRGRQGILKVHAKNKPLAEGVDLEIIAKGTPGMAGAELSNLMNEAALIAARRNADKITLNDLEAAKDKVTMGIERKSLVISPEEKKSTAYHEAGHVIVSKYTEGQDPVHKVTIIPRGQALGLTHYVPLDDKHSYSRSYLEGRLAILMGGRAAEWLTFGDYTTGAANDLKRATEMAKRMVTQWGMSDALGPLTYGQKSDEVFLGRDYTHIQDYSDDTARQIDEAVRLVVERAATSAESILARERDRLNRLALTLVERESLDAREIDEVLGLTPVTDDGLLQAARAGEAAKQA